A genomic region of Thunnus maccoyii chromosome 13, fThuMac1.1, whole genome shotgun sequence contains the following coding sequences:
- the rtn2b gene encoding reticulon-2b isoform X4 → MATKLVDLVYWRKVRKTGVVFTGLVIGLASMFQLSAITVISHICLGVMCVTFPLRLYYKLLELLRWNPRGEHPFQSHLDYDSSLTDKETVMLVEETVLLVAFAVTEIKRLLFIDSMIDSIKFVVLLYLLTYVGIIANGLTLLIAAVITVFSFPLLYKKQQLRMRRFVRAVKAFVKKIRNMFFSMYDTVSPSPAPAPAPAPAPKHKVKSK, encoded by the exons ATGGCCACCAAAC TTGTAGATCTGGTGTATTGGCGGAAAGTGAGGAAGACTGGTGTGGTGTTTACGGGGCTGGTGATTGGTCTGGCCAGTATGTTCCAGCTCAGTGCCATCACCGTGATCTCCCACATCTGTCTGGGTGTCATGTGTGTCACCTTCCCCCTCCGCCTCTACTATaagctgctggagctgctgcgCTGGAACCCCAGGGGGGAGCACCCCTTCCA GTCCCATCTGGATTACGACAGCTCTCTGACAGATAAGGAGACAGTGATGCTGGTGGAGGAGACGGTGTTACTGGTCGCGTTTGCTGTCACAGAAATCAAACGCCTTCTTTTCATCGACAGCATGATTGACTCTATTAAG tttgttgtgcTTCTGTATCTGTTGACCTACGTCGGTATCATAGCCAACGGACTGACTCTGCTGATAGCTG CCGTGATCactgttttttcctttcctctgttgtacaaaaaacagcag CTGCGGATGAGGAGGTTTGTTAGAGCGGTGAAAGcttttgtaaagaaaatcaGAAACAT GTTTTTCAGTATGTATGATACAGTGAGTCCCTCACCTGCCCCCGCCCCTGCACCCGCGCCTGCCCCCAAACACAAAGTGAAGTCAAAGTAA
- the rtn2b gene encoding reticulon-2b isoform X3, whose amino-acid sequence MMQLNVVDLVYWRKVRKTGVVFTGLVIGLASMFQLSAITVISHICLGVMCVTFPLRLYYKLLELLRWNPRGEHPFQSHLDYDSSLTDKETVMLVEETVLLVAFAVTEIKRLLFIDSMIDSIKFVVLLYLLTYVGIIANGLTLLIAAVITVFSFPLLYKKQQLRMRRFVRAVKAFVKKIRNMFFSMYDTVSPSPAPAPAPAPAPKHKVKSK is encoded by the exons ATGATGCAACTTAATG TTGTAGATCTGGTGTATTGGCGGAAAGTGAGGAAGACTGGTGTGGTGTTTACGGGGCTGGTGATTGGTCTGGCCAGTATGTTCCAGCTCAGTGCCATCACCGTGATCTCCCACATCTGTCTGGGTGTCATGTGTGTCACCTTCCCCCTCCGCCTCTACTATaagctgctggagctgctgcgCTGGAACCCCAGGGGGGAGCACCCCTTCCA GTCCCATCTGGATTACGACAGCTCTCTGACAGATAAGGAGACAGTGATGCTGGTGGAGGAGACGGTGTTACTGGTCGCGTTTGCTGTCACAGAAATCAAACGCCTTCTTTTCATCGACAGCATGATTGACTCTATTAAG tttgttgtgcTTCTGTATCTGTTGACCTACGTCGGTATCATAGCCAACGGACTGACTCTGCTGATAGCTG CCGTGATCactgttttttcctttcctctgttgtacaaaaaacagcag CTGCGGATGAGGAGGTTTGTTAGAGCGGTGAAAGcttttgtaaagaaaatcaGAAACAT GTTTTTCAGTATGTATGATACAGTGAGTCCCTCACCTGCCCCCGCCCCTGCACCCGCGCCTGCCCCCAAACACAAAGTGAAGTCAAAGTAA
- the rtn2b gene encoding reticulon-2b isoform X1 produces MRRKKKMFLTVQALTVCHHTLLTVSYMCPPSFTVVDLVYWRKVRKTGVVFTGLVIGLASMFQLSAITVISHICLGVMCVTFPLRLYYKLLELLRWNPRGEHPFQSHLDYDSSLTDKETVMLVEETVLLVAFAVTEIKRLLFIDSMIDSIKFVVLLYLLTYVGIIANGLTLLIAAVITVFSFPLLYKKQQLRMRRFVRAVKAFVKKIRNMFFSMYDTVSPSPAPAPAPAPAPKHKVKSK; encoded by the exons atgaggagaaaaaaaaaaatgtttctaactGTTCAAGCTCTTACTGTGTGTCATCACACATTATTAACTGTTTCTTACATGTGTCCACCTTCTTTTACAGTTGTAGATCTGGTGTATTGGCGGAAAGTGAGGAAGACTGGTGTGGTGTTTACGGGGCTGGTGATTGGTCTGGCCAGTATGTTCCAGCTCAGTGCCATCACCGTGATCTCCCACATCTGTCTGGGTGTCATGTGTGTCACCTTCCCCCTCCGCCTCTACTATaagctgctggagctgctgcgCTGGAACCCCAGGGGGGAGCACCCCTTCCA GTCCCATCTGGATTACGACAGCTCTCTGACAGATAAGGAGACAGTGATGCTGGTGGAGGAGACGGTGTTACTGGTCGCGTTTGCTGTCACAGAAATCAAACGCCTTCTTTTCATCGACAGCATGATTGACTCTATTAAG tttgttgtgcTTCTGTATCTGTTGACCTACGTCGGTATCATAGCCAACGGACTGACTCTGCTGATAGCTG CCGTGATCactgttttttcctttcctctgttgtacaaaaaacagcag CTGCGGATGAGGAGGTTTGTTAGAGCGGTGAAAGcttttgtaaagaaaatcaGAAACAT GTTTTTCAGTATGTATGATACAGTGAGTCCCTCACCTGCCCCCGCCCCTGCACCCGCGCCTGCCCCCAAACACAAAGTGAAGTCAAAGTAA
- the rtn2b gene encoding reticulon-2b isoform X2 codes for MRRKKKMFLTVQALTVCHHTLLTVSYMCPPSFTVVDLVYWRKVRKTGVVFTGLVIGLASMFQLSAITVISHICLGVMCVTFPLRLYYKLLELLRWNPRGEHPFQSHLDYDSSLTDKETVMLVEETVLLVAFAVTEIKRLLFIDSMIDSIKFVVLLYLLTYVGIIANGLTLLIAAVITVFSFPLLYKKQQVRFKTNLNIFTQAENNLLNHLLIAEKEQFDTNRL; via the exons atgaggagaaaaaaaaaaatgtttctaactGTTCAAGCTCTTACTGTGTGTCATCACACATTATTAACTGTTTCTTACATGTGTCCACCTTCTTTTACAGTTGTAGATCTGGTGTATTGGCGGAAAGTGAGGAAGACTGGTGTGGTGTTTACGGGGCTGGTGATTGGTCTGGCCAGTATGTTCCAGCTCAGTGCCATCACCGTGATCTCCCACATCTGTCTGGGTGTCATGTGTGTCACCTTCCCCCTCCGCCTCTACTATaagctgctggagctgctgcgCTGGAACCCCAGGGGGGAGCACCCCTTCCA GTCCCATCTGGATTACGACAGCTCTCTGACAGATAAGGAGACAGTGATGCTGGTGGAGGAGACGGTGTTACTGGTCGCGTTTGCTGTCACAGAAATCAAACGCCTTCTTTTCATCGACAGCATGATTGACTCTATTAAG tttgttgtgcTTCTGTATCTGTTGACCTACGTCGGTATCATAGCCAACGGACTGACTCTGCTGATAGCTG CCGTGATCactgttttttcctttcctctgttgtacaaaaaacagcaggTGAGATTCAAAACAAACCTGAATATATTTACTCAAGCAGAAAATAATCTGTTAAACCATCTACTGATAGCAGAGAAAGAGCAGTTTGATACAAATAGACTCTGA